In Dyadobacter subterraneus, a single genomic region encodes these proteins:
- a CDS encoding serine hydrolase domain-containing protein: MELNRREFLEKLGFGALSVGLISQLPMSSWAAKVPGLQLPRSLPEAQGVASSGILDFVNAVEKDNLNLHSIIVVRHGNVVAEGWWGPYAPDLKHTLYSLSKSFTSTAVGLAVAEGKLKVEDKVVSFFPKDVPATISPNLAAMRVKDLLTMSTGHDTDSTPSLRNAPETNWVKSFLALPVDHEPGSFFVYNSGATYMLSAIVQKLTGQTVLAYLTPRLFKPLNIEGADWEVDPNGINTGGWGLRLKTEDIAKFGQLYLQKGIWNGKKIISEDWIKDATSFEVQSKGGSRPKEENDWLQGYGYQFWRCRHDGYRGDGAFGQYCIVLPKEDLVVAITSETGDMQGILDQVWNHILPGVKSAALTANKQAAGALKQKLSTLAVPLDKGKASSQLASSISGKSFNIGENSLAVSAVSLTFKEDGCDFKMKDAQGEHVVSCGINKWKLGTTDINILPLKLTATVIPGETKTKIAASGAWTDDKTFEMTWRFIESAHYEVVKCRFDEGGIETEFQRSLAILTKTKDQRPVLKGN; encoded by the coding sequence ATGGAATTAAATCGCAGAGAATTTTTAGAAAAATTAGGTTTCGGTGCCCTTTCGGTAGGTCTGATTAGTCAGCTTCCGATGTCGTCCTGGGCAGCCAAAGTTCCGGGTTTACAATTGCCAAGGAGCTTGCCGGAAGCACAGGGCGTCGCCTCGTCAGGAATTCTTGATTTTGTTAATGCAGTTGAAAAAGACAATCTGAATCTGCACAGTATCATTGTTGTCCGCCATGGAAATGTGGTAGCTGAGGGTTGGTGGGGGCCATATGCACCAGATCTTAAACATACGCTTTATTCGCTTAGTAAAAGTTTTACTTCGACGGCCGTAGGTTTGGCGGTTGCAGAAGGAAAATTAAAAGTAGAGGATAAGGTAGTTTCTTTCTTTCCAAAAGATGTTCCGGCTACGATAAGTCCAAATCTTGCTGCGATGCGCGTGAAAGATTTATTGACCATGTCAACCGGTCACGATACGGATAGTACGCCGTCTTTGAGAAATGCACCAGAGACGAATTGGGTGAAAAGTTTTCTTGCCCTTCCCGTTGATCATGAGCCGGGGTCATTTTTTGTATACAACAGCGGCGCAACCTATATGCTTTCCGCCATTGTTCAAAAACTTACCGGACAAACGGTTTTGGCTTATTTAACACCGAGATTGTTTAAACCATTAAATATAGAAGGCGCGGATTGGGAAGTGGATCCGAACGGTATCAATACCGGTGGCTGGGGTTTGCGCTTGAAAACAGAAGATATTGCCAAATTCGGGCAGTTGTATCTACAAAAAGGTATTTGGAATGGAAAGAAAATAATTTCGGAAGATTGGATAAAAGATGCTACCAGTTTTGAAGTTCAGTCAAAAGGCGGATCTCGTCCAAAAGAAGAAAACGACTGGTTGCAAGGATATGGATATCAATTCTGGCGTTGCAGGCATGACGGATATCGCGGAGACGGAGCCTTTGGTCAGTATTGTATTGTTTTACCCAAAGAAGATCTTGTAGTGGCTATTACCAGCGAGACGGGAGATATGCAGGGAATTTTGGATCAGGTTTGGAATCATATTTTGCCGGGTGTAAAAAGTGCTGCGTTGACTGCCAATAAACAGGCAGCCGGCGCCTTGAAACAAAAATTATCAACATTGGCAGTACCGCTGGATAAAGGAAAAGCATCATCTCAACTAGCGAGTTCGATAAGTGGTAAAAGTTTTAATATCGGGGAAAATTCTCTTGCCGTCAGTGCTGTTTCTCTGACTTTCAAGGAAGATGGCTGCGATTTTAAAATGAAAGATGCACAAGGCGAACATGTTGTGAGCTGTGGGATTAATAAGTGGAAATTAGGTACTACCGATATAAATATTCTTCCTCTAAAACTTACCGCAACGGTAATCCCAGGAGAAACCAAAACGAAAATTGCCGCAAGCGGAGCATGGACAGATGATAAAACTTTCGAAATGACCTGGCGTTTTATTGAATCAGCACATTATGAAGTAGTAAAATGCCGATTTGATGAAGGAGGAATTGAGACAGAATTCCAAAGAAGTCTGGCAATTCTGACAAAAACGAAAGATCAGCGTCCGGTTTTAAAAGGAAATTAA
- a CDS encoding PQQ-dependent sugar dehydrogenase has translation MKKIHFITLCTLAGFTLFSCNSSKKEEKQVAESGADTVKTEVGTAVEEVELPAPFATKSTEKRPDVEGWKDGQMPKAPEGFVVTKYADKLDNPRWSYVAPNGDVFVAESGTKKSADRITILRDVNKDGVPEMREIFMEKLKQPLGMLILKNYFYVGNTDGITRYPYKTGDTKITGKGEKILELPAGGYNNHWTRNLLPNADGSKIYVSVGSGSNVAEHGMDNEKRRANILQINPDGTGEKIFASGLRNPVGMAWAPGTNTLWTAVNERDELGDELVPDYLTSVKEGGFYGWPYSYFGNHPDPRMKGEGKDLVAKAIVPDVPLGAHTASLGLAFYNKTKFPAKYQNGAFVGQHGSWNRSKISGYKVVFVPFKNGKPSGKPEDFLTGFIENEDKVYGRPVGIAVLEDGSLLVNDDAGNTIWRVSAK, from the coding sequence ATGAAAAAGATTCACTTTATAACACTCTGTACACTGGCTGGATTTACATTATTTAGCTGTAACAGTAGTAAAAAAGAAGAAAAACAGGTAGCTGAATCAGGCGCTGATACCGTTAAAACCGAAGTTGGAACTGCTGTTGAAGAGGTTGAATTACCTGCACCTTTTGCCACAAAATCTACTGAAAAAAGACCAGATGTGGAAGGCTGGAAAGACGGACAAATGCCAAAAGCGCCGGAAGGTTTTGTGGTAACAAAGTACGCCGACAAACTGGATAATCCACGCTGGTCGTACGTTGCGCCAAATGGAGATGTTTTTGTAGCGGAATCCGGAACCAAGAAAAGTGCGGACAGAATTACAATTCTTCGTGATGTAAACAAAGACGGTGTTCCGGAAATGCGTGAGATTTTTATGGAAAAGTTGAAACAACCGCTCGGTATGTTGATCCTTAAAAATTATTTCTACGTTGGAAATACTGACGGCATTACAAGATATCCATATAAAACGGGAGATACCAAAATTACAGGTAAAGGTGAAAAAATCCTGGAATTGCCTGCTGGTGGTTACAACAACCACTGGACAAGGAATTTGCTGCCAAATGCAGACGGATCCAAAATATATGTTTCAGTAGGTTCAGGCAGTAATGTGGCCGAACATGGAATGGATAATGAAAAACGCAGAGCCAATATTTTGCAGATCAATCCTGATGGAACGGGAGAGAAAATCTTTGCAAGCGGTTTAAGAAATCCGGTAGGTATGGCTTGGGCACCAGGTACCAATACACTCTGGACAGCAGTGAACGAGCGCGATGAATTGGGTGACGAACTGGTTCCCGATTATCTGACCAGTGTAAAAGAAGGTGGTTTTTATGGCTGGCCATATTCTTATTTTGGTAATCATCCTGATCCGAGAATGAAAGGTGAGGGAAAAGATCTGGTAGCAAAAGCAATCGTTCCGGATGTACCACTTGGAGCGCATACAGCGTCTCTTGGACTTGCGTTTTATAACAAAACAAAATTTCCTGCAAAATATCAAAACGGTGCATTTGTTGGTCAGCATGGTTCATGGAACAGATCGAAAATCTCCGGATATAAAGTTGTTTTTGTTCCATTTAAAAATGGAAAACCATCTGGAAAACCGGAAGATTTTTTAACAGGTTTTATTGAAAATGAAGATAAAGTTTATGGTCGTCCTGTTGGAATTGCTGTTTTAGAAGATGGTTCTTTATTAGTAAATGACGATGCCGGAAATACAATCTGGCGGGTAAGTGCCAAATAA
- a CDS encoding SDR family oxidoreductase has protein sequence MKTTNNTVLITGGSAGIGFEIAKLFSEKGNKVIITGRDQQRLDNALSKLPGVTGYAYDVTKEEDVDQLVEKLTSEFPTLNIVINNAGKAHISKLSENANIFQKAGEEMLTNYLSVLRINEKLLSLLGAQKESAIVNVSSIVAFVPNHVMATYGATKAALHSYSLSLRIALAKSTSIKVFELMPPLVNTDFSQEIGGANGISPVIVAEDLINALESDTYEIHVGRTADIFKLFHASPADALAAMNPN, from the coding sequence ATGAAAACGACAAATAATACGGTTTTAATTACCGGCGGAAGTGCTGGAATTGGTTTTGAAATTGCTAAATTATTTTCAGAAAAAGGAAACAAAGTAATCATTACAGGAAGGGATCAGCAAAGACTTGACAATGCTTTGTCAAAACTGCCGGGTGTAACAGGATATGCCTATGATGTTACGAAAGAGGAGGATGTAGATCAGCTTGTTGAGAAGTTAACGAGTGAATTTCCAACACTTAATATCGTGATTAATAATGCCGGGAAAGCTCACATTTCCAAACTGAGTGAAAATGCAAATATTTTCCAAAAAGCCGGAGAAGAAATGCTGACCAACTACCTTTCTGTTCTTCGGATCAATGAAAAATTATTATCGCTGCTAGGTGCTCAGAAAGAATCTGCAATCGTGAATGTTTCCAGCATTGTAGCTTTTGTGCCAAATCATGTGATGGCAACTTACGGAGCTACAAAAGCCGCTTTACATTCATACAGCCTGTCGCTGCGGATTGCCTTGGCCAAATCGACAAGTATCAAAGTTTTTGAACTGATGCCTCCATTGGTTAATACCGATTTTTCTCAGGAAATTGGTGGAGCTAATGGTATATCGCCAGTGATTGTAGCAGAAGATTTGATCAATGCGCTGGAATCTGATACTTACGAAATTCATGTAGGAAGGACTGCAGACATCTTTAAGTTATTTCACGCATCACCGGCAGATGCTTTGGCAGCGATGAATCCTAATTGA
- a CDS encoding HAD family hydrolase, which produces MSDIKLVATDMDGTLLNSKHELSDSFLPVFRKLKDKGIIFVAASGRQYYNLLKTLDEVKDEVIFAAENGSYVVYQNEEIHVQDMDHQIVKDLIIKSRNIGGAYAVICGKKKAYVESNEPEFIDHLKLYFERYEVVEDLLKVEDDQFLKFTLCDLAGSEGNSYPHYKYLQDTLQVKVSGPIWLDISHKQANKGKAMEVLQAKFGVTFEETMVFGDYFNDLEMLQKGYYSYAMANAHPDIKNVARFIAKSNDENGVVEVLSTLVDHTITTEE; this is translated from the coding sequence ATGTCAGATATTAAGCTGGTTGCAACCGATATGGATGGTACGCTTCTCAATTCGAAGCATGAATTAAGTGATTCTTTTTTGCCTGTTTTCAGAAAATTAAAAGATAAGGGAATCATTTTTGTCGCAGCGAGCGGTAGACAATATTACAATCTTTTGAAAACGCTGGATGAAGTAAAAGACGAGGTCATTTTTGCAGCTGAAAATGGAAGTTATGTCGTTTATCAAAATGAAGAAATCCATGTTCAGGATATGGATCATCAGATTGTAAAAGATCTGATCATTAAATCCAGAAATATAGGTGGTGCTTATGCGGTGATTTGCGGGAAGAAAAAAGCGTATGTGGAAAGCAACGAACCTGAATTTATCGATCACCTGAAATTATATTTTGAACGCTATGAAGTCGTTGAGGATTTGTTAAAAGTGGAAGACGACCAGTTTTTGAAATTTACATTATGTGATCTGGCAGGTTCGGAAGGTAATAGTTATCCGCATTACAAATATTTGCAGGATACGTTGCAGGTGAAAGTTTCTGGTCCGATTTGGCTGGACATTTCTCATAAACAAGCCAATAAGGGAAAAGCAATGGAAGTTTTGCAGGCGAAATTTGGTGTAACTTTTGAAGAAACCATGGTTTTCGGTGATTATTTCAACGACCTTGAAATGCTTCAAAAAGGCTATTATTCTTACGCAATGGCCAATGCCCATCCTGATATCAAAAACGTTGCCAGATTTATTGCTAAAAGCAACGATGAAAATGGCGTGGTGGAAGTGCTTTCAACTTTGGTTGATCATACCATTACGACAGAAGAGTAA
- a CDS encoding DUF2283 domain-containing protein — translation MKIKYDKETDILYIKLSDLAIAESDVDKKGVILDYTADGQLAGIEILEASKSTIQPSKIEYESV, via the coding sequence ATGAAAATCAAATACGATAAAGAAACCGATATTTTATACATCAAGCTAAGTGACTTGGCAATAGCAGAATCAGACGTTGATAAAAAAGGAGTGATTCTGGATTATACTGCGGATGGACAATTGGCCGGCATAGAAATATTAGAAGCATCCAAATCTACCATTCAGCCTTCAAAAATAGAATACGAATCTGTTTAG
- a CDS encoding phytanoyl-CoA dioxygenase family protein has translation MEHQTMAPTMAPTNAHKDIPGNPSTAKSSNVKLNDRSNGKPLGLLTEEDWQFWITNGYIVIKDAVPKEQVKKLADFLWEFEEKDPNDQETWYAPPRAEMQMKELTNTGMVEVYNHQYMWDNRQFPKVHQAFTDIWGTEKLWVTIDRANLNVPLRPGFDYKGFIHWDYDPETKPQNVQGVLALADQDDENMGGFQCIPELFRTYDTWKLTQPEDRNHFKPDTTGFELVKVKMNAGDLLIFNSSQPHGIRANRSENKVRLAQYIAMMPAQEDDEELRQWRINSWKERQAPEGYAFPGDPRNWEKTKYETAELSELGRKLLGLDKW, from the coding sequence ATGGAACATCAAACCATGGCTCCAACGATGGCGCCAACAAACGCTCATAAAGATATTCCCGGAAATCCTTCCACTGCAAAATCAAGTAATGTAAAACTGAACGACCGGAGTAATGGAAAACCGCTTGGATTGCTGACCGAAGAAGACTGGCAATTCTGGATCACAAACGGATATATTGTGATTAAGGATGCCGTTCCAAAGGAGCAGGTGAAAAAGCTTGCTGATTTTCTGTGGGAATTTGAAGAAAAAGATCCGAACGATCAGGAAACCTGGTATGCGCCGCCGCGTGCAGAAATGCAGATGAAAGAACTGACAAATACAGGAATGGTGGAAGTTTATAACCATCAATATATGTGGGACAACCGCCAGTTTCCGAAAGTGCATCAGGCATTTACGGATATTTGGGGCACAGAAAAATTATGGGTAACCATTGACCGTGCAAATCTGAATGTGCCGCTAAGACCAGGATTTGATTATAAAGGATTTATCCACTGGGATTATGATCCGGAAACAAAACCACAAAATGTCCAGGGCGTTTTGGCTTTGGCAGATCAGGATGATGAAAATATGGGTGGATTTCAATGTATCCCGGAATTGTTCAGAACCTATGATACCTGGAAATTGACGCAACCAGAGGACAGAAATCATTTTAAACCGGATACAACTGGTTTTGAATTGGTAAAAGTAAAAATGAACGCAGGAGATTTGCTGATTTTTAACAGTTCTCAGCCACATGGAATCCGCGCAAATCGTAGCGAAAACAAAGTGCGTCTGGCTCAATATATTGCGATGATGCCGGCGCAGGAAGACGACGAAGAATTGCGCCAATGGCGGATTAATTCCTGGAAAGAAAGACAAGCTCCGGAAGGTTATGCATTTCCAGGCGATCCCAGGAATTGGGAAAAGACGAAGTACGAGACGGCGGAGTTGTCGGAATTGGGGAGGAAATTGTTGGGGTTGGATAAGTGGTGA
- a CDS encoding AraC family transcriptional regulator, whose product MKIIREEIAPDQGSSFKVLLTPGLNDTFLWHFHPEYEIVYVEGTSGTRHVGDHTSIYVGSDLVFIGPNIPHLNFDYGVRTECEQVIIQMKENFLGKDFLEIPELSAVKKLFDQSHFGLSFSGSTKQMVGEKLKALPELNHFDQLISLLQILRILANSEEVSILNNTPAGNKSLQKEQFRMDSIYKYVETHFDQKPDVNFIAEQVNLTTAAFCRFFKKNVKMTFTDFVNQYRINQAKNYLLQDKTVSETCFAVGFESLSYFNKLFKKVEGENPSEFKKRYLK is encoded by the coding sequence ATGAAAATTATTCGTGAAGAAATTGCTCCTGATCAGGGAAGTTCATTTAAAGTCCTGCTAACACCCGGATTGAATGATACTTTTCTGTGGCATTTTCATCCGGAATATGAAATTGTTTACGTTGAAGGTACGAGCGGGACTCGTCACGTGGGAGATCATACATCAATTTATGTGGGCAGCGATCTGGTTTTTATCGGTCCGAATATTCCACATTTGAACTTCGATTATGGTGTCAGAACGGAATGTGAACAGGTAATTATTCAAATGAAAGAAAATTTTCTTGGAAAGGATTTTCTTGAAATTCCTGAATTATCAGCAGTTAAAAAGCTGTTTGATCAATCCCATTTCGGACTTTCTTTTTCAGGTTCAACAAAACAAATGGTAGGAGAAAAGTTAAAAGCTTTGCCTGAACTTAACCATTTCGATCAGCTTATATCGCTGCTGCAAATTTTAAGAATATTGGCAAACTCTGAGGAGGTGAGTATTTTGAATAACACACCAGCAGGAAATAAATCACTTCAAAAAGAACAATTTCGAATGGATTCGATCTACAAGTATGTCGAAACGCATTTTGATCAAAAACCGGATGTCAATTTTATTGCAGAGCAGGTTAATCTTACCACGGCCGCATTTTGCAGATTTTTTAAGAAAAATGTGAAGATGACTTTTACAGATTTTGTAAATCAATATCGTATTAATCAGGCAAAGAATTATTTATTACAAGATAAAACAGTCTCAGAAACCTGCTTTGCAGTCGGTTTTGAGAGTTTGTCTTATTTCAACAAATTGTTTAAGAAAGTGGAAGGTGAAAATCCGTCGGAGTTTAAGAAAAGGTATTTGAAATAA
- a CDS encoding acyl carrier protein, producing MKEQIRTLLATNSGLPFQSITDDANLSRDLGLDSLDTVDLILQMEDQFKVSIPDEDYPKLQTVKEISEYLQNKMAVIA from the coding sequence ATGAAAGAGCAAATCAGGACATTACTGGCAACCAACTCCGGACTCCCATTTCAATCGATAACGGACGACGCAAATCTTTCACGCGATCTTGGACTCGACAGTCTGGATACAGTCGATTTGATATTACAAATGGAAGATCAGTTCAAAGTCTCAATTCCTGACGAAGATTATCCTAAACTGCAAACAGTGAAGGAGATCAGTGAATATTTGCAAAATAAAATGGCTGTTATTGCATGA
- a CDS encoding M20/M25/M40 family metallo-hydrolase codes for MKKLSGLSLGLLLITSTLTQAQTKDPVVEGIVKEATENSQLEKLAHELLDVIGPRLVGSPQMQQANDWAVAKYKEWSISAKNEKWGEWRGWERGASHIDMVYPRVKSLEGTQLAWSPSTGGKTVTAEVIIIPDLADSIAFAKWLPSVKGKFVMTSMLQPTGRPDYNWQEFATKESFDKMKKERDAQTEAWTKRIAKTGYNGRTLPAALEKAGAAGVVGSLWSKGFGVNKIFGASTKKIPTVDIALEDYALLYRLAESGHTPKISVKADSKENGLVPTFNTIAEIKGSTNPEEYVILSAHFDSWDGGTGATDNGTGTLTMMEAMRILKKVYPNPKRTILVGHWGSEEQGLNGSRAFVEDHPEIVKNIQAVFNQDNGTGRVVNLSGQGFLNAYDYLGRWLSKVPDAIKAPIETRFPGAPGGGGSDFASFVAAGAPAFSLSSLNWSYGNYTWHTNRDTYDKIVFDDVRSNAILAAIMAYQASEDPAKTSREKSVLPSNAKGEPGVWPAVKSPTRKGGVE; via the coding sequence ATGAAAAAACTATCCGGGCTTTCACTGGGATTACTATTAATTACCTCCACTTTAACGCAGGCACAGACCAAAGATCCTGTCGTTGAAGGAATTGTTAAAGAAGCAACTGAAAATTCCCAACTGGAAAAACTTGCACATGAATTACTTGACGTAATCGGGCCGCGTCTGGTTGGTTCGCCGCAAATGCAGCAGGCAAATGACTGGGCAGTAGCGAAATATAAGGAATGGAGCATTTCTGCAAAAAATGAAAAATGGGGCGAATGGAGAGGCTGGGAAAGAGGCGCTTCGCACATTGATATGGTTTACCCACGCGTAAAATCTTTGGAAGGAACACAACTGGCATGGAGCCCGTCAACAGGAGGAAAAACGGTTACTGCTGAGGTGATCATCATTCCGGATCTTGCTGATTCTATTGCTTTTGCAAAATGGTTACCGTCTGTAAAAGGCAAATTTGTAATGACCAGTATGTTGCAGCCAACGGGTCGTCCTGACTACAACTGGCAGGAATTTGCAACCAAGGAATCATTTGACAAAATGAAAAAAGAACGTGATGCCCAGACGGAAGCCTGGACAAAGCGCATTGCTAAAACGGGTTATAACGGACGCACACTTCCGGCAGCTTTGGAAAAAGCAGGTGCAGCAGGTGTTGTTGGCTCACTTTGGTCAAAAGGATTTGGAGTGAATAAAATTTTCGGAGCGTCTACGAAAAAGATTCCAACGGTTGATATCGCGCTGGAAGATTACGCATTGTTATATCGTTTGGCTGAATCAGGTCACACACCGAAAATAAGCGTAAAAGCAGATTCGAAGGAAAATGGTCTGGTGCCAACTTTCAACACCATTGCTGAAATTAAAGGAAGCACGAATCCGGAAGAATATGTAATTCTTTCCGCGCATTTTGATTCATGGGACGGCGGTACCGGTGCAACAGATAACGGAACAGGTACTTTGACGATGATGGAGGCGATGCGTATTTTGAAAAAAGTTTATCCAAATCCAAAACGCACAATTCTGGTTGGACACTGGGGAAGTGAAGAACAGGGATTGAACGGATCACGTGCTTTTGTTGAAGATCACCCGGAAATCGTTAAAAATATTCAGGCTGTTTTCAACCAGGATAATGGAACAGGACGTGTTGTAAATCTTTCAGGACAAGGATTTTTGAATGCTTATGATTATCTGGGACGCTGGTTGTCCAAAGTTCCTGATGCGATCAAGGCGCCGATTGAAACCAGATTTCCTGGTGCTCCTGGTGGTGGGGGATCTGACTTTGCTTCTTTTGTAGCGGCTGGTGCTCCTGCATTTTCTCTGAGCTCATTAAACTGGTCATACGGAAATTATACCTGGCATACCAACCGTGATACTTATGACAAAATTGTTTTCGATGATGTCCGCAGCAATGCAATTTTAGCCGCCATTATGGCTTATCAGGCGAGTGAGGATCCGGCTAAAACTTCCCGTGAAAAAAGTGTTCTTCCCTCCAATGCAAAGGGGGAACCGGGTGTTTGGCCTGCGGTTAAGAGTCCTACGCGGAAAGGCGGGGTTGAATAA
- a CDS encoding glycoside hydrolase family 88/105 protein translates to MFVKRLSKQFIYQGIILSSLLVVQTQNADAQRNETKANDSNTPLHLLQPDYPVPYGLVKKENIINDLNRIHAYLNKVTPTAFVDTKTGKTVTDLTKIDQNTALQKGDYRIVSYEWGVTYSSMLLASQVTGDPRFKEYADKRLQFIAESVPFFKKISAEHADWGTAGPLRGLVNPHALDDCGAMCAAMIKATRAGTTGNFRPLIDSHIDYILNKEHKLKDGSLARNRPQPNTIWLDDLFMAVPALAQMGKLTGDKKYYDEAVKQVLQISGRMFDKSKGVYMHGWVEGMTEHPEFHWARANGWAILTKVELLDVLPINHPGRPKILELLKAHVRGLASYQSGSGFWHQLLDRNDSYLETSATAIYAYSIAKAINNGWIDGLTYAPMTLLAWNAVSTKINKEGQVEGTCVGTGMGFDPAFYYHRPISPFAAHGYGPVIMAGAEVITLLNNKAFEINDSSVQLVQKKAN, encoded by the coding sequence ATGTTCGTAAAACGTCTATCAAAACAATTTATATATCAGGGAATTATCCTCTCTTCATTATTGGTCGTACAAACACAAAATGCTGATGCCCAAAGAAATGAAACAAAAGCAAACGATTCCAATACACCGCTTCATTTGTTGCAGCCGGATTATCCGGTGCCTTATGGTTTGGTAAAAAAAGAAAATATTATCAATGATTTAAACCGTATTCATGCGTATTTAAACAAGGTGACGCCCACTGCTTTTGTCGATACAAAAACTGGAAAAACAGTTACGGATCTTACCAAAATTGATCAGAATACAGCTTTACAAAAAGGTGATTACCGGATTGTGAGTTATGAGTGGGGCGTTACTTATTCTTCCATGCTTCTGGCAAGTCAGGTTACCGGCGATCCAAGATTTAAAGAATATGCGGACAAGCGACTTCAATTTATAGCAGAATCTGTACCTTTTTTCAAAAAGATAAGTGCAGAACATGCTGATTGGGGAACAGCAGGACCCTTGAGAGGATTAGTAAATCCACATGCGCTGGACGACTGCGGTGCCATGTGCGCAGCCATGATCAAAGCAACCAGAGCCGGAACAACCGGGAATTTCCGTCCGCTCATTGATAGTCATATTGATTATATTTTAAACAAAGAACATAAGTTAAAAGACGGTTCTCTTGCCAGGAACAGGCCTCAGCCAAATACGATCTGGCTGGATGATTTATTCATGGCAGTGCCTGCTTTGGCACAAATGGGAAAACTGACGGGTGATAAAAAATATTATGACGAAGCTGTAAAACAGGTTTTACAAATTTCCGGCAGAATGTTTGATAAAAGTAAAGGTGTATACATGCACGGTTGGGTCGAAGGCATGACCGAACATCCTGAATTTCACTGGGCGCGCGCAAATGGCTGGGCCATTTTAACAAAAGTAGAATTGCTTGATGTGCTGCCAATAAATCACCCCGGACGACCAAAAATTTTGGAATTACTAAAAGCGCACGTTCGAGGCTTGGCTTCGTATCAATCAGGTTCAGGTTTCTGGCATCAGTTGCTGGACAGAAATGATTCTTATCTTGAAACTTCCGCCACAGCGATTTATGCGTATTCGATAGCAAAAGCAATTAACAACGGCTGGATTGACGGTCTGACTTACGCGCCCATGACACTTTTGGCGTGGAACGCCGTTTCAACAAAAATCAACAAAGAAGGACAAGTGGAAGGCACCTGCGTAGGAACCGGAATGGGCTTTGATCCGGCATTTTATTACCACCGCCCAATCAGCCCATTCGCTGCACACGGCTATGGACCCGTAATTATGGCCGGCGCAGAAGTGATTACTTTGCTGAATAACAAAGCCTTTGAAATCAATGACAGTTCTGTCCAGTTGGTGCAAAAAAAAGCAAATTGA